The following are from one region of the Stigmatella ashevillena genome:
- a CDS encoding DUF4136 domain-containing protein, which yields MFRPRPVVVPLLMLVFTACASIETRTDYDPGSVERLTGYRTYAWLPSPQTQTTQVYNPIVESRVRSAVEKELQSRGYQEVSQNPDFTIGWHGAIDQKLDVQTVDQYYGYAWDPWYSPFYLGPAVPETRVREYQEGTLILDFIDAASNKLVWRGTAQAELKESASASKRQERLNKAVHDMLKDFPPKSKK from the coding sequence CCTGCTGATGCTGGTCTTTACCGCCTGCGCGAGCATCGAGACTCGCACGGATTATGATCCTGGCTCCGTGGAGAGGCTGACTGGGTACCGCACCTATGCTTGGTTGCCTTCACCTCAAACGCAAACCACACAAGTTTACAATCCCATTGTCGAATCGCGGGTTCGGTCCGCCGTGGAGAAAGAACTTCAATCACGCGGCTATCAAGAGGTCTCTCAAAACCCAGACTTCACGATTGGATGGCATGGCGCCATTGATCAGAAGTTGGATGTGCAGACCGTGGACCAGTACTACGGCTACGCCTGGGATCCTTGGTACTCGCCCTTCTATCTGGGCCCCGCGGTGCCCGAGACGCGCGTCCGGGAGTACCAGGAGGGCACGCTCATCCTCGATTTCATCGATGCGGCCAGCAACAAGCTGGTCTGGCGCGGTACAGCCCAGGCCGAGCTGAAGGAATCGGCTTCCGCCAGCAAGCGCCAGGAGCGGCTCAACAAGGCCGTTCACGACATGCTCAAAGACTTTCCACCCAAGTCGAAGAAGTAG